In Afipia sp. GAS231, a single window of DNA contains:
- a CDS encoding AEC family transporter, with protein MADILNLAIPYFGLIFIGFACGKGKGLPEAGLAWMNFFLLYVSLPALLFGIMSKTPFSELNNPPFLIATTLGTVTAFMLAMVTGRVVGELSLRKATMAGLAGAYGNIGYMGPGLALAVLGAKAAAPTALIFCCDSIFLFSIVPLLIALTDRDHPSPWHAIGVAARQIVLNPLIMSAAAGALAAALHLELPVAIDKTLQFLQNAAAPTALFVLGVTVALRPFDRVPWEVPGVIAIKLLIHPLLVFGLMLLFGPFAQPWAATAVLMASLPPALNVFVIARQNNTWIEPASVAVLIGTFASVVTLTSVMWFIQTGRLVFP; from the coding sequence ATGGCCGATATCCTCAACCTTGCGATTCCCTATTTCGGCCTGATCTTCATTGGATTCGCTTGCGGCAAAGGTAAGGGGTTGCCGGAAGCGGGCCTCGCCTGGATGAATTTCTTCCTGCTGTATGTCTCGCTGCCGGCATTGCTGTTTGGCATCATGTCGAAGACGCCGTTTTCGGAATTGAACAACCCGCCGTTCCTGATTGCGACCACGCTCGGCACCGTGACAGCGTTCATGCTGGCCATGGTGACAGGCCGGGTTGTCGGCGAGCTCTCGCTGCGCAAGGCCACGATGGCGGGGCTTGCCGGCGCCTACGGCAATATCGGTTATATGGGACCGGGTCTCGCGCTCGCGGTGCTCGGCGCCAAGGCGGCGGCGCCCACCGCGCTGATCTTCTGCTGCGACAGCATCTTCCTGTTTTCGATCGTGCCGCTGCTGATTGCGCTCACCGACCGCGATCATCCGTCGCCGTGGCACGCGATCGGCGTGGCGGCGCGGCAGATCGTGCTCAACCCGTTGATCATGTCGGCTGCCGCCGGCGCGCTGGCGGCAGCGCTGCACCTTGAATTGCCGGTCGCGATCGACAAGACGCTGCAGTTCCTGCAGAACGCCGCGGCGCCGACCGCATTGTTCGTGTTGGGAGTCACCGTCGCGTTGCGCCCGTTCGACCGCGTGCCCTGGGAAGTGCCCGGCGTGATCGCGATCAAGCTGTTGATCCATCCGTTGCTGGTGTTCGGATTGATGCTGCTGTTTGGGCCGTTCGCGCAGCCATGGGCGGCTACCGCCGTGCTGATGGCCTCATTGCCGCCGGCGCTCAACGTGTTCGTGATCGCCCGGCAGAACAACACCTGGATCGAGCCGGCGTCGGTTGCCGTGCTGATCGGAACGTTTGCGTCGGTGGTGACGCTGACCAGCGTGATGTGGTTCATC
- the hspQ gene encoding heat shock protein HspQ, whose translation MIKARTAKFQIGQIVRHRVFSFRGVIFDIDPEFNNTEEWWLSIPEEVRPHKDQPFYHLLAENSESEYVAYVSEQNLLPDDSGEPIRHSQVAEIFVKDKSGGYRPRNPSLN comes from the coding sequence ATGATTAAAGCGCGCACCGCCAAATTTCAGATCGGGCAGATCGTCCGCCACCGGGTGTTTTCGTTCCGGGGCGTGATTTTCGACATCGATCCGGAATTCAACAATACCGAGGAATGGTGGTTGTCGATCCCGGAGGAGGTTCGGCCCCACAAGGACCAGCCGTTCTATCACCTGCTCGCCGAGAATTCGGAGTCCGAATACGTCGCCTATGTCTCCGAGCAGAATTTGCTGCCCGACGATTCCGGCGAACCGATCCGTCATTCGCAGGTCGCCGAGATTTTCGTGAAGGACAAATCGGGCGGCTACCGCCCGCGCAATCCGTCGCTCAACTGA
- a CDS encoding invasion associated locus B family protein has translation MNFRILAASVRPHGRVFALLAATALSATLVASAVQAQTPAPAPGAPTAAPKAKAAPKAAPKAPAPAPAPAAQQAPPPAAGAPAAGAQPADQQVQLIYAPWTKFCLKGQDAGAKQVCFTGKDGRIESGQPVIAAVIIEPEGEPKKILRVTLPLGMQLVHGTRIIVDANAPQQSPYVICFQNGCMSDYEATPELIANLKKGQTLVVQAINSNGAPLTLPLPLAGEFAKAYDGPPTDPKVFEENQKKLQEELQKRAEEARKKLEANTPAGGAPANPASK, from the coding sequence ATGAATTTCCGTATCTTGGCCGCGTCGGTTCGGCCGCATGGGCGGGTTTTCGCCTTGTTGGCGGCGACGGCACTGTCCGCGACGCTGGTCGCTTCCGCCGTGCAGGCCCAGACGCCGGCCCCCGCGCCTGGCGCGCCCACGGCGGCTCCCAAAGCCAAGGCCGCCCCGAAAGCCGCTCCCAAGGCGCCCGCTCCGGCACCTGCGCCGGCCGCCCAACAGGCGCCGCCGCCGGCCGCTGGCGCGCCTGCCGCTGGTGCACAGCCTGCGGACCAGCAGGTTCAGCTGATTTATGCGCCCTGGACCAAGTTCTGCCTGAAGGGGCAGGATGCCGGCGCCAAGCAGGTTTGCTTTACCGGCAAGGACGGTCGCATCGAGTCCGGCCAGCCGGTCATTGCCGCCGTCATCATCGAGCCCGAAGGCGAGCCGAAGAAGATCCTGCGCGTGACGCTGCCGCTTGGCATGCAGCTCGTGCACGGAACCCGGATCATCGTCGACGCCAACGCGCCGCAGCAGAGCCCCTACGTGATCTGCTTCCAGAACGGTTGCATGTCCGACTATGAAGCAACGCCCGAGCTGATCGCCAACCTGAAGAAGGGCCAGACCCTCGTGGTCCAGGCGATCAATTCCAACGGCGCACCGCTGACGCTGCCGCTGCCGCTGGCCGGCGAATTCGCCAAGGCCTATGACGGCCCGCCGACCGATCCGAAGGTGTTCGAGGAAAACCAGAAGAAGCTGCAGGAAGAACTGCAGAAGCGGGCTGAAGAAGCGCGCAAGAAGCTGGAAGCCAACACGCCCGCGGGTGGGGCTCCTGCAAATCCGGCATCGAAGTAA
- a CDS encoding extracellular solute-binding protein — MIDFRPIHSAFAASVALVFVLSPIAAVPAARAAEAFGIAMHGTPALPADFTHMPYANPDAPKGGRLVWGLPGTFDSLNPLIVRGLALQQIRGFVVESLMARGNDEAFTLYGLLANSVETDDARSYVTFHLDPRARFSDGKPVTADDVLFSWALLRDKGRPNHRQYYSKVTKAEATDPLTVRFELGGANDRELPLILGLMPVLPKHAIDPATFEETTMTGPVGSGPYRVSAVRPGASVTFTRNPDYWGRDLPVNRGLWNFDEIRFDFYRESNGQFEAFKRGLYDFRVETEPLRWHEGYDFPAARTGDLVRDTIKTGMPQPSEFLVFNTRRPVFSDIRVRQALTLLFDFEWINRNYFFGLYTRSAGFFAGSELSAYGRSPDERERELLKPFASHIQPDILDGSYRLPVTDGSGRDRTTLRSALNLLSKAGYDLDGTVLRQRSTKAPLTFEILVTTRDQERIALAYTRDLKRAGIEAGVRAVDPVQFDQRRLGYEFDMLQNRWDQSLSPGNEQSFYWGSQAADIPGTRNYMGAKEPAIDALIAALLEARERPAFISAVRALDRTLMSGFYAIPLFNAGEQWIARWNRIERPEKTALTGYLPETWWQKPDPQPK; from the coding sequence ATGATCGACTTTCGACCGATCCACTCAGCTTTTGCGGCCAGCGTAGCGCTGGTGTTCGTGCTGTCGCCGATCGCCGCCGTCCCCGCGGCGCGGGCTGCCGAAGCTTTCGGCATCGCCATGCACGGCACGCCGGCCCTGCCAGCGGATTTCACGCATATGCCCTACGCCAATCCCGATGCGCCGAAGGGCGGGCGGCTGGTCTGGGGCCTGCCGGGCACCTTCGACAGCCTCAACCCGCTGATCGTCCGCGGTCTCGCGCTTCAACAGATCCGGGGCTTTGTAGTCGAGAGCCTGATGGCGCGCGGCAACGACGAAGCCTTCACGCTCTACGGCCTGCTGGCCAACAGCGTCGAGACCGACGATGCGCGAAGCTATGTCACGTTCCATCTCGACCCCCGCGCACGTTTCTCGGATGGCAAGCCCGTTACGGCCGATGACGTGCTGTTTTCATGGGCGCTGCTGCGCGACAAGGGCCGCCCCAACCACCGCCAGTATTATTCCAAGGTGACCAAGGCCGAAGCGACGGATCCGCTCACGGTGCGGTTCGAGCTCGGCGGCGCCAATGACCGCGAACTGCCGCTGATCCTCGGCCTGATGCCGGTATTGCCAAAGCACGCCATCGATCCCGCCACCTTCGAAGAGACCACGATGACAGGACCGGTCGGCTCCGGCCCCTACCGCGTCAGCGCGGTCAGACCCGGCGCGAGCGTCACATTCACGCGCAACCCCGACTATTGGGGCCGCGACCTGCCGGTCAATCGGGGCCTGTGGAATTTCGACGAGATCAGGTTCGATTTCTATCGCGAGTCCAACGGCCAGTTCGAGGCGTTCAAGCGCGGGCTATATGATTTTCGCGTCGAAACCGAGCCGCTGCGCTGGCACGAGGGCTATGATTTTCCCGCGGCCCGCACCGGAGATTTGGTCCGCGACACCATCAAGACCGGCATGCCGCAGCCATCGGAATTCCTGGTGTTCAACACGCGGCGTCCGGTGTTTTCAGACATCCGGGTGCGGCAGGCACTGACCCTGCTGTTCGATTTCGAGTGGATCAACCGCAATTACTTCTTCGGCCTCTATACGCGTTCGGCCGGCTTCTTTGCCGGTTCGGAACTATCCGCCTATGGCCGCAGCCCCGACGAACGCGAGCGTGAACTTCTCAAGCCGTTCGCCTCGCACATCCAGCCTGACATTCTCGACGGCAGCTACCGCCTGCCCGTCACCGACGGCTCGGGCCGCGATCGCACGACCCTGCGCAGCGCGCTCAACCTGCTGTCGAAAGCCGGCTACGATCTCGACGGCACCGTGCTGCGCCAGCGTTCGACCAAAGCGCCTCTTACGTTCGAGATCCTGGTCACCACCCGCGATCAGGAACGCATCGCGCTGGCCTACACCCGCGACCTCAAGCGCGCCGGCATCGAGGCCGGCGTGCGCGCGGTCGATCCGGTTCAATTCGACCAGCGCCGGCTCGGCTACGAGTTCGACATGCTGCAGAACCGCTGGGACCAGTCGCTGTCGCCCGGCAACGAGCAATCGTTCTATTGGGGCAGCCAGGCTGCCGACATACCGGGCACGCGAAACTACATGGGCGCAAAGGAGCCGGCCATCGACGCCCTGATCGCTGCCCTTCTCGAGGCGCGCGAACGGCCGGCCTTCATCTCTGCGGTGCGGGCGCTGGACCGGACCTTGATGTCGGGCTTCTACGCTATCCCGCTGTTTAACGCCGGTGAGCAATGGATCGCGCGATGGAATCGGATAGAAAGACCTGAGAAGACTGCTTTGACCGGCTATCTGCCGGAAACCTGGTGGCAGAAGCCCGACCCGCAACCGAAATGA
- a CDS encoding class I adenylate-forming enzyme family protein, with translation MTQPTASPTLDTLFKRVLSRQPHALALVDPANKPRITGEAPRRLTFAQADRMISALAAHFIESGLPANSVIAVQLPNTVEFALTVLAAYRAGLVVAVLPLLWRQAELTMALNRTAARAIVTSSRVDGILYSDLAMNAAAEAFSIRHVCGFGTDLPEGMFSLDDAMTRQSTTTRAVIQDGRKAALISFDVTADGFRPVPRAHLSLIAGGLAMSLESDVAQGATVLSAFAPMSFAGLASSLVVWLLSGGTLVLHHPFDEAVLEQEINEHACDTLIVPAQLALRLDELDLAARMPSLRNVIGLWRAPEQVASSANWAAQQATLTDIYLFGEAGLFGARRIAEDGSPARIKPGPHGAPRELPGTSIAGEILLTPRGTLGLRGPMVPVAAYAPPPPPSDSLIAPPPRDFVDTDYAARLDRATGAINITAPPSGIMAVGGYRFLAQDLQEWARRLGQGALLTALPDRLSGHRLAGRAHDNGRARDALAELGLNPLMVEAFRDRSNSA, from the coding sequence GTGACCCAGCCCACCGCTTCGCCAACCCTCGATACGCTGTTCAAGCGCGTTCTGTCGCGGCAGCCGCACGCGCTCGCGCTGGTGGACCCGGCCAACAAGCCGCGCATCACCGGCGAAGCGCCGAGGCGTCTTACCTTTGCGCAGGCCGACCGGATGATCTCGGCGCTGGCGGCCCATTTCATCGAATCCGGTCTGCCGGCGAATTCCGTGATCGCGGTCCAATTGCCGAACACGGTCGAGTTCGCCCTCACCGTGCTCGCCGCCTATCGCGCCGGCCTCGTGGTCGCGGTGTTGCCGCTGCTGTGGCGGCAAGCGGAACTGACCATGGCGCTCAATCGCACCGCGGCCCGCGCCATCGTCACGTCAAGCCGGGTCGACGGTATCCTCTACTCGGATCTCGCCATGAACGCCGCGGCGGAGGCGTTCTCGATCCGTCATGTCTGCGGCTTCGGCACCGATCTGCCCGAGGGCATGTTCTCGCTCGACGATGCGATGACCCGACAATCCACCACCACGCGCGCCGTGATCCAGGACGGGCGCAAGGCCGCGCTGATCAGTTTCGACGTGACCGCCGACGGCTTCCGTCCGGTGCCGCGCGCGCATCTCAGCCTGATCGCGGGCGGCCTTGCGATGTCGCTCGAAAGCGACGTGGCGCAGGGCGCCACCGTGCTGTCGGCATTCGCGCCGATGTCGTTTGCCGGCCTCGCCTCCTCGCTGGTGGTGTGGCTGCTGTCAGGCGGAACGCTGGTGCTGCATCACCCGTTCGACGAGGCCGTGCTGGAGCAGGAAATCAACGAGCATGCCTGCGACACCCTGATCGTGCCGGCGCAACTGGCGTTGCGGCTGGACGAACTTGATCTCGCCGCGCGGATGCCGAGCCTGCGCAATGTCATCGGGCTGTGGCGCGCCCCCGAACAGGTCGCCTCCAGCGCGAACTGGGCCGCGCAACAGGCCACGCTGACCGACATCTATCTGTTCGGCGAGGCCGGGTTGTTCGGCGCACGCCGGATCGCCGAGGACGGTTCACCCGCCCGGATCAAGCCCGGCCCGCACGGCGCGCCGCGCGAACTGCCGGGTACCTCGATTGCGGGCGAGATCCTGCTGACGCCGCGGGGAACACTCGGATTGCGCGGTCCGATGGTGCCGGTCGCAGCCTATGCACCGCCACCTCCGCCAAGCGACTCGCTGATTGCACCGCCGCCGCGCGATTTCGTCGACACCGACTATGCCGCGCGGCTCGACCGCGCGACCGGCGCGATCAACATCACCGCCCCCCCCTCGGGCATCATGGCCGTCGGCGGCTACCGCTTCCTCGCGCAGGACCTGCAGGAGTGGGCCCGACGGCTTGGACAAGGCGCGCTGCTGACCGCGCTTCCCGACCGCCTCAGCGGCCACCGGCTTGCCGGCCGCGCCCACGACAATGGCCGCGCCCGCGACGCGTTGGCGGAACTCGGCCTTAACCCATTGATGGTCGAAGCATTTCGCGATCGTAGCAACTCGGCATGA